One region of Carbonactinospora thermoautotrophica genomic DNA includes:
- a CDS encoding sulfurtransferase produces MSRSDVLVDADWVEAHLDDPNVVIIEVDEDTTAYDKAHIRNAIKLDWKKDLQDPVRRDFVSKEQFEKLLSERGVSNDHTVVLYGGNNNWFAAYAYWYFKLYGHEKVKLLDGGRKKWELDSRELVEEVPQRPKTNYVAKEQDLSIRAFRDEVVEAIGKLNLVDVRSPDEFTGKLLAPAHLPQEQSQRPGHVPTAKNIPWSKAANDDGTFKSDEELRRLYEEAGVDFSKDTIAYCRIGERSAHTWFVLHELLDQPNVKNYDGSWTEYGSLVGVPIELGEGSKA; encoded by the coding sequence ATGAGTCGCTCCGACGTCCTTGTCGACGCCGACTGGGTGGAGGCCCACCTCGACGACCCGAACGTGGTCATCATCGAGGTGGACGAGGACACCACGGCGTACGACAAGGCGCACATCCGCAACGCGATCAAGCTCGACTGGAAGAAGGACCTGCAGGACCCCGTCCGCCGTGACTTCGTGAGCAAGGAGCAGTTCGAGAAGCTCCTGTCGGAGCGCGGCGTCTCCAACGACCACACTGTGGTGCTGTACGGCGGCAACAACAACTGGTTCGCGGCGTACGCGTACTGGTACTTCAAGCTGTACGGCCACGAGAAGGTCAAGCTGCTGGACGGCGGCCGCAAGAAGTGGGAGCTGGACTCCCGCGAGCTGGTCGAAGAGGTGCCGCAGCGTCCGAAGACCAACTACGTCGCCAAGGAGCAGGACCTGTCGATCCGCGCCTTCCGTGACGAGGTCGTGGAGGCGATCGGCAAGCTGAACCTGGTCGACGTGCGCTCGCCCGACGAGTTCACCGGCAAGCTGCTCGCCCCGGCGCACCTGCCGCAGGAGCAGTCGCAGCGGCCCGGCCACGTGCCCACCGCCAAGAACATTCCGTGGTCCAAGGCCGCGAACGACGACGGCACCTTCAAGTCGGACGAGGAGCTCCGCAGGCTGTACGAGGAGGCCGGCGTCGACTTCTCGAAGGACACCATCGCGTACTGCCGGATCGGCGAGCGCTCGGCCCACACCTGGTTCGTGCTCCACGAGCTGCTTGACCAGCCGAACGTGAAGAACTACGACGGTTCGTGGACCGAGTACGGCTCGCTGGTCGGCGTGCCGATCGAGCTCGGTGAAGGGAGCAAGGCCTGA
- a CDS encoding DUF1416 domain-containing protein: protein MCGAVAGGPDLAGVDVTQEAIIQGSVLKDGQPANGYVRLLNNDGEFVAEVPTSATGQFRFFAAPGEWTVRALVPGATVDRKVVAQRGAVAEVEVAVPA from the coding sequence ATGTGCGGCGCGGTTGCCGGCGGCCCGGATCTGGCAGGAGTTGACGTGACGCAGGAAGCGATCATTCAGGGTTCGGTTCTCAAGGACGGTCAGCCGGCCAACGGCTACGTCAGGCTGCTGAACAACGACGGTGAGTTCGTCGCCGAGGTGCCCACCTCGGCCACCGGGCAGTTCCGGTTCTTCGCCGCCCCTGGCGAGTGGACCGTGCGGGCCCTGGTGCCCGGCGCGACCGTCGACCGCAAGGTCGTCGCCCAGCGGGGCGCAGTCGCCGAGGTCGAGGTGGCCGTCCCCGCCTGA
- a CDS encoding DsrE family protein, translating into MAQSLVVKVTAGMDAPERCSQAFTVAAVAVASGARVSLWLTGESAWYALPGRAAEFSLAEAAPLPDLLESILAGGRVTLCSQCAARRGIKQEDVIEGVRIAGAQVFVQEVMAEGTQALVY; encoded by the coding sequence ATGGCGCAGTCATTGGTGGTCAAGGTCACCGCGGGCATGGACGCACCCGAACGCTGCTCGCAGGCGTTCACCGTCGCCGCCGTCGCGGTGGCCAGCGGAGCCCGGGTGTCGCTTTGGCTCACCGGGGAGTCGGCCTGGTACGCGCTGCCCGGCCGGGCGGCCGAGTTCTCGCTGGCCGAGGCCGCTCCACTGCCGGACCTGCTGGAGTCGATCCTGGCCGGAGGCCGCGTGACGCTGTGCTCGCAGTGCGCGGCCCGACGCGGGATCAAGCAGGAGGACGTCATCGAGGGCGTGCGGATCGCGGGCGCGCAGGTGTTCGTGCAGGAGGTTATGGCTGAGGGCACCCAGGCTCTCGTGTACTGA
- a CDS encoding FABP family protein encodes MFEISQDLHPDLMPLAWLVGKWEGEGVGGYPTLDEDFRFAQEIEFSHNGKPFLAYTSRTWLLDEENNRVRPLASETGYWRPRPNREVEVLLAHPTGFVEVWVGRVTGAKIELRTDVVARTESAKEVNAGHRLYGLVEGDLLWAYDMAAMGQPLQAHVSARLRRVRVGEEPGDSENA; translated from the coding sequence GTGTTCGAGATTTCCCAGGACTTGCACCCCGACCTCATGCCGCTCGCCTGGCTGGTCGGCAAGTGGGAAGGCGAGGGGGTGGGCGGTTACCCCACCCTCGACGAGGATTTCCGGTTCGCCCAGGAGATCGAGTTCTCCCACAACGGCAAGCCGTTCCTCGCGTACACGTCGCGTACCTGGCTGCTCGACGAGGAGAACAACCGGGTACGGCCGCTGGCCAGCGAGACCGGGTACTGGCGCCCCCGCCCGAACCGCGAGGTGGAGGTGCTGCTCGCCCATCCGACCGGCTTCGTGGAAGTCTGGGTCGGCCGGGTCACGGGCGCGAAGATCGAGCTGCGCACCGACGTGGTCGCCCGCACCGAGTCGGCCAAGGAGGTCAACGCCGGCCACCGGCTGTACGGGCTGGTGGAGGGCGACCTGCTGTGGGCGTACGACATGGCCGCGATGGGGCAGCCGCTGCAGGCGCACGTGTCCGCCCGGCTGCGGCGGGTGCGCGTTGGTGAGGAACCCGGCGATTCCGAAAACGCCTAA
- a CDS encoding Fur family transcriptional regulator — protein MGNDWQSALRAKGYRLTPQRQLVLEAVTKLEHATPDEICNEVRKTASSINISTVYRTLELLEELGLVTHTHLGHGSPTYHAANLPEHLHLVCRDCGKVTETDVDVANELIARLTEKHGFEPDVRHFSIFGRCAECSAKRRRS, from the coding sequence GTGGGCAATGACTGGCAGAGCGCGTTGCGCGCCAAGGGCTACCGGCTGACGCCGCAGCGCCAGCTCGTCCTGGAAGCGGTCACCAAGCTCGAGCACGCGACGCCGGACGAAATCTGCAACGAGGTCCGCAAGACCGCGAGCAGCATCAACATCTCCACCGTGTACCGCACGCTGGAGCTGCTCGAGGAGCTCGGGCTGGTCACGCATACACATCTCGGTCACGGCTCGCCCACGTACCACGCCGCCAACCTTCCCGAGCATCTGCACCTGGTCTGCCGTGACTGTGGGAAGGTCACCGAGACCGACGTGGACGTCGCGAACGAGCTGATCGCACGGCTGACTGAAAAACACGGCTTTGAACCCGATGTCCGCCATTTCTCGATTTTCGGACGATGTGCGGAATGCTCGGCAAAACGTCGCCGATCTTGA
- a CDS encoding transposase family protein, which produces MGQVISAAQAGWITPFTGLTPRQFRKLVRTVAERGGDRIADGRACRPWRLCLADRVLLVAVYWRTNLTLRQVGPLFGISHAAAHRVVETVGPLLALAPARRRSVDQVCIVDGTLVPTRDRRLAERSKNYRYSTNLQVAIDADTRLVVAVGDPQPGNRNDCRAYRESGIDQVLAGRPVMADGGYQGNPGVIIPYRRPRDGTPLPEWQEELNAVHRSVRARIEHTLARMKCWKILRDYRRKAHTLRDTAAGIAFLHNLALTG; this is translated from the coding sequence ATGGGTCAGGTGATCTCTGCTGCTCAGGCGGGGTGGATCACTCCGTTCACCGGGTTGACACCCCGGCAGTTCCGCAAGCTGGTGCGTACCGTGGCCGAGCGGGGCGGGGACAGGATCGCCGACGGTCGCGCCTGCCGGCCGTGGCGATTGTGTCTGGCGGATCGGGTGTTGCTGGTCGCGGTGTACTGGCGCACGAACCTGACGTTGCGGCAGGTCGGCCCGCTGTTCGGGATCTCCCATGCCGCGGCGCACCGGGTCGTGGAGACGGTGGGGCCGCTGCTGGCCCTGGCCCCGGCCCGGCGCCGCAGCGTCGATCAGGTGTGCATCGTGGACGGCACCCTGGTGCCCACCCGGGATCGCCGTCTGGCGGAGCGCAGCAAGAACTACCGGTACTCGACCAACCTCCAGGTCGCGATCGACGCCGACACCCGCCTGGTCGTCGCCGTCGGGGACCCCCAGCCGGGCAACCGCAACGACTGCCGGGCCTACCGCGAGTCCGGCATTGACCAGGTCCTGGCTGGCAGGCCTGTCATGGCCGACGGGGGCTATCAGGGCAACCCGGGCGTGATCATCCCCTACCGTAGGCCCCGGGACGGCACGCCCCTGCCGGAGTGGCAGGAGGAGCTCAACGCGGTCCATCGCAGCGTCCGGGCTCGGATCGAGCACACCCTGGCGAGGATGAAGTGTTGGAAGATCCTGCGCGATTACCGGCGCAAGGCCCATACCCTGCGCGACACCGCCGCCGGCATCGCCTTCCTGCACAACCTCGCCCTCACTGGTTGA
- a CDS encoding CAP domain-containing protein, translated as MSSLLAFDIVGLGPSAHAGVRASLPFLGDEELFGGKEFEGGEFLGDKDQIIREAASRSGVRIPDRVIPSVPATPKYTPTRKPRPTATATPTKKPAKTPRWKRWKHRKHHRPSTRPMPVPSPTRPGTPAPTDQATGLEREVWRLINAARTERGCAALRYDSRIARAARLHSQDMARNGYFEHDSLDGRSPWDRMRAQGYDAPGAENIAAGQRTPQEAVRAWMNSSGHRANILDCDLKATGVGVAFGGRYGIYWTQDFGRE; from the coding sequence ATGAGTTCGCTGCTCGCGTTCGACATCGTTGGACTGGGCCCGAGCGCCCATGCGGGGGTGCGGGCCTCACTTCCGTTCCTCGGCGACGAGGAGCTCTTCGGAGGCAAGGAGTTCGAAGGCGGGGAGTTCCTCGGGGACAAGGATCAGATCATCAGGGAGGCGGCCAGCCGTAGCGGCGTCCGGATCCCGGACAGGGTCATCCCATCGGTCCCGGCGACCCCGAAGTACACCCCGACCCGGAAGCCGAGGCCCACGGCGACCGCCACACCGACCAAGAAGCCGGCGAAGACTCCGCGGTGGAAGCGGTGGAAGCATCGGAAGCATCACAGGCCCAGCACGCGGCCGATGCCCGTCCCGTCGCCGACCCGGCCGGGCACCCCGGCGCCGACCGACCAGGCCACGGGACTCGAACGCGAGGTCTGGCGCCTGATCAACGCCGCACGCACTGAGCGCGGCTGCGCGGCGCTGCGCTACGACTCCCGCATTGCCCGGGCCGCTCGGCTGCACAGCCAGGACATGGCCAGGAACGGGTACTTCGAGCACGACTCGCTCGACGGCCGTTCCCCGTGGGACCGGATGCGTGCCCAGGGGTATGACGCGCCCGGCGCCGAGAACATCGCCGCCGGCCAGCGCACCCCGCAGGAGGCGGTTCGGGCCTGGATGAACAGCTCCGGGCACCGTGCCAACATCCTCGACTGTGACCTGAAGGCCACCGGGGTCGGTGTCGCGTTCGGTGGCAGGTATGGGATCTACTGGACGCAGGACTTCGGTCGCGAGTGA
- the ygfZ gene encoding CAF17-like 4Fe-4S cluster assembly/insertion protein YgfZ: protein MANSYRSPLLDLPGAVPGEPPDEGVALHYGDPFAEQRRLESGVGYVDLSHREVVRVSGPDRLSWLHSLTTQHLTELPPGQATEALVLSPHGHIEHALYLVDDGEATWMHVEPGTAADLVSFLDKMRFMLRVEVADVTAEWALIWEPVREPVPGRLTRVTDHGRDVFLPRGELAEYGRTHEHPAGMWAYEALRIARHQPRLRFETDHRTIPHEAGWIDRAVHLDKGCYRGQETVARVHFRGRPPRRLVFLHLDGSVETLPPHGAPVEYEGRQVGFVTSSARHYELGPIALALIKRNTPIEVPLLAGGVAASQEVIVPA, encoded by the coding sequence GTGGCGAACTCCTACCGAAGCCCCTTGCTCGACCTGCCCGGGGCGGTGCCCGGTGAGCCGCCGGACGAGGGCGTGGCCCTGCACTACGGAGACCCCTTCGCCGAGCAGCGGCGGCTGGAGTCCGGGGTCGGCTACGTCGACCTGTCGCACCGCGAGGTCGTCCGGGTCAGCGGTCCCGACCGGCTGTCTTGGCTGCACTCGCTGACCACGCAGCATCTGACTGAGCTGCCGCCCGGCCAGGCCACCGAGGCGCTCGTGCTCAGCCCGCACGGGCACATCGAGCACGCGCTCTACCTGGTCGACGACGGCGAGGCGACCTGGATGCATGTGGAGCCCGGCACCGCGGCCGATCTCGTGTCCTTCCTCGACAAGATGCGATTCATGCTCCGCGTCGAGGTCGCCGACGTGACCGCGGAGTGGGCGCTCATCTGGGAGCCGGTGCGCGAGCCCGTACCGGGACGCCTCACCCGGGTCACCGACCACGGTCGGGACGTGTTCCTGCCCCGGGGTGAGCTGGCCGAGTACGGCCGCACGCACGAACATCCCGCCGGCATGTGGGCGTACGAGGCGTTGCGCATCGCCCGGCACCAGCCGCGGCTGAGGTTCGAGACCGACCACCGGACCATCCCGCACGAAGCTGGCTGGATCGACCGGGCCGTGCACCTGGACAAGGGCTGCTACCGAGGCCAGGAGACCGTGGCTCGGGTGCACTTCCGCGGCCGTCCGCCGCGCCGGCTGGTGTTCCTGCACCTGGACGGCAGCGTCGAGACCCTGCCCCCGCACGGCGCCCCCGTGGAGTACGAGGGTCGCCAGGTCGGCTTCGTCACCTCCTCGGCGCGCCACTACGAGCTGGGCCCCATCGCGCTCGCCCTGATCAAGCGGAACACCCCGATCGAGGTGCCGCTGCTGGCCGGCGGCGTCGCCGCGAGCCAGGAGGTCATCGTTCCGGCCTGA
- the dtd gene encoding D-aminoacyl-tRNA deacylase: MRAVVQRVTEASVKVSGRTVGEIKGPGLLVLVGVTHDDTPEKADRLAEKLWNLRLLDDEKSCAELNAPLLIISQFTLYGDARKGRRPTWHAAAPGPVAEPLVNAVVEALRRRGAHVETGQFGAHMLVSLVNDGPVTLILEV, from the coding sequence ATGCGCGCAGTTGTACAGCGGGTGACCGAAGCGAGCGTCAAGGTCAGCGGCCGGACCGTGGGCGAGATCAAGGGCCCGGGCCTGCTCGTCCTGGTCGGCGTCACGCATGACGACACCCCGGAAAAAGCCGATCGACTGGCGGAGAAGCTGTGGAACCTGCGTCTCCTGGACGATGAGAAGTCTTGCGCCGAGCTGAACGCCCCGCTGCTGATAATCAGCCAGTTCACGCTTTACGGTGACGCCCGGAAGGGCCGCCGGCCCACCTGGCATGCAGCCGCTCCCGGCCCGGTCGCCGAGCCGCTCGTCAACGCCGTGGTCGAGGCCCTGCGCCGACGCGGCGCGCACGTGGAGACCGGCCAGTTCGGGGCCCACATGCTCGTCTCCCTCGTGAACGACGGTCCGGTGACGCTGATCCTGGAGGTGTAG
- a CDS encoding BKACE family enzyme yields the protein MATASTMITLAPTGAETVKADAPALPVTLEELVKTAKAAQAAGAALIHVHIRDEKYEPTLDLGRLKETVAALREETDLIVQLSTGGAVTDPYEDRLRVLDALPDSCSLTCGTVNFGHDVFMNPWPFMVELYQKTQELEVVPEFELFDLGHIAALHRLLDEYGLPYGGKIHCDLVMGVPGGMPGDARTLVAAVQALPEGASWSATGIGRTTLPVMLAALSVGGHLRVGMEDTLTYAKGEPVRDNLQLVERAAKLATLAQRPPMPIEEARAMLAVKERRPGKVGPVHGSRRSGQGP from the coding sequence ATGGCTACGGCAAGCACGATGATCACCCTGGCTCCCACCGGCGCCGAGACGGTCAAGGCGGACGCCCCCGCTCTTCCGGTGACGTTGGAGGAGCTGGTCAAGACCGCGAAGGCCGCTCAGGCCGCCGGGGCAGCGCTCATCCACGTCCACATCCGGGACGAGAAGTACGAGCCGACGCTGGACCTGGGGCGGCTCAAGGAGACCGTGGCGGCGCTGCGCGAGGAGACCGACCTGATCGTGCAGCTGTCCACGGGCGGCGCGGTGACCGACCCGTACGAGGACCGGCTGCGGGTGCTCGACGCCCTGCCGGACAGTTGCTCTCTTACCTGCGGCACGGTCAACTTCGGCCATGACGTGTTCATGAACCCCTGGCCGTTCATGGTCGAGCTCTACCAGAAGACCCAGGAGCTCGAGGTCGTGCCCGAGTTCGAGCTGTTCGACCTGGGGCACATCGCCGCGTTGCACCGGCTGCTGGACGAGTACGGGCTCCCGTACGGCGGCAAGATCCACTGTGACCTGGTCATGGGTGTGCCGGGCGGCATGCCGGGAGATGCTCGGACGCTGGTCGCCGCGGTGCAGGCGCTGCCCGAGGGCGCCAGCTGGTCGGCCACCGGGATCGGCCGGACCACACTGCCGGTCATGCTCGCCGCGCTGTCGGTCGGCGGCCACCTGCGGGTCGGCATGGAGGACACGCTCACGTACGCGAAGGGCGAGCCGGTGCGGGACAACCTGCAGCTCGTGGAGCGGGCAGCCAAGCTCGCGACCCTGGCCCAACGGCCTCCTATGCCGATCGAGGAGGCGCGTGCCATGCTCGCGGTGAAGGAGCGCCGGCCCGGCAAGGTGGGTCCTGTTCACGGTTCGCGGCGCTCGGGACAGGGCCCCTGA
- a CDS encoding RsiG family protein: MTDPVRGGRRRLDRVLSEDYLEGLESLPLEEVRRLRLEAQQEEADLSYIRRLLQGRIDIVRAELVRRGKEGEHGSVVDQLPEILADDQPLRSSSARHITVQPSRVDEHRREVEKLVADVGISDVTSQSDDQLRAALEVLAQHERRVSRTRQAVQRVTDACNAEIARRYRDGEASVDDLLRDPS, encoded by the coding sequence ATGACCGATCCGGTTCGAGGAGGGCGCCGACGCCTCGACCGCGTACTCTCCGAGGACTACCTGGAAGGGCTTGAGTCCCTACCGCTCGAAGAGGTGCGTCGGCTTCGGTTGGAGGCCCAGCAGGAGGAAGCCGATCTCTCGTACATCCGGCGTCTTCTGCAGGGTCGGATCGACATCGTGCGGGCCGAACTGGTCCGCCGCGGAAAGGAGGGGGAGCACGGCAGCGTCGTCGACCAGCTGCCGGAGATCCTCGCTGACGACCAGCCGCTCCGGTCGAGCTCCGCGCGGCACATCACCGTGCAGCCCTCCCGCGTGGACGAGCACCGGCGCGAGGTGGAGAAGCTCGTCGCCGACGTCGGCATCTCCGACGTGACCTCGCAGTCCGACGACCAACTGCGGGCCGCGCTGGAGGTGCTCGCCCAGCACGAGCGCCGGGTTTCGCGCACCCGCCAGGCGGTCCAGCGGGTGACCGACGCGTGCAACGCGGAGATCGCTCGGCGCTACCGCGACGGCGAGGCCAGCGTGGACGATCTGCTCCGCGATCCGTCCTGA
- a CDS encoding amino acid permease, with translation MNGLFRTKSLDALQADPTVRTGLRRTLGLWQLTAIGIGGIIGVGIFVLTGQAAATKAGPAVAISFVIAGIASAAAALCYAEFAGMIPVAGSAYTYGYAVLGELVAWIIGWDLLLEYTVVVAVVAIGLGGYVNALLDAFDLQVPAWMQGAPGTGEGRVVNLFAVLICLFVAWLLARGIKESARLNNVMVVIKLAVVVLIITVGAFYVNPDNLTPFAPFGISGIFAGAGLVFFAVYGYDTLTTAAEEAVNPQRDLPRAVLLSLLVSMTAYIGMSLVLTGMAPYQTLNVDAPVAKVFVDVGLPVMSQIISVAAIAGITSVLLAFALAGARIWFAMSRDGLLPIWFARVHPTHRTPYRPTWIIGVVTAVVAGFTPIAVVAELANIGTLVAFIIVCTSVLVLRYRRPDARRGFRAPALVAVAPLGVVSSVVLIAVLDPLTWVRFLIWMLLGLVVYFAYGRRHSRVAVEPGVPAAPEEA, from the coding sequence ATGAACGGACTCTTCAGGACCAAGAGTCTCGACGCCTTGCAGGCGGACCCCACGGTCAGGACCGGGCTCCGGCGAACCCTGGGCCTGTGGCAGCTGACCGCGATCGGTATCGGCGGCATCATCGGCGTGGGCATCTTCGTGCTCACCGGCCAGGCGGCGGCGACCAAGGCCGGGCCGGCCGTGGCGATCTCGTTCGTGATCGCGGGCATCGCGAGCGCGGCGGCGGCGCTGTGCTACGCCGAGTTCGCCGGCATGATCCCGGTGGCGGGCAGCGCCTACACGTACGGCTACGCGGTTCTCGGCGAGTTGGTCGCGTGGATCATCGGCTGGGACCTCCTCCTGGAGTACACGGTGGTGGTCGCGGTGGTCGCGATCGGCCTCGGCGGGTACGTGAACGCCCTCCTTGACGCGTTCGACCTCCAGGTGCCGGCCTGGATGCAGGGGGCGCCCGGAACCGGCGAGGGGCGGGTCGTCAACCTCTTCGCGGTGCTCATCTGCCTGTTCGTGGCCTGGCTGCTGGCCCGTGGCATCAAGGAGAGCGCGCGGCTCAACAACGTCATGGTCGTCATCAAGCTGGCCGTGGTCGTTCTGATCATCACGGTCGGCGCCTTCTATGTGAACCCGGACAATCTCACCCCCTTCGCGCCGTTCGGAATCAGCGGTATCTTCGCGGGCGCGGGGCTGGTGTTCTTCGCGGTGTACGGCTACGACACGCTGACGACCGCCGCCGAGGAGGCGGTGAACCCGCAGCGGGACCTGCCGCGCGCCGTGCTGCTCTCACTGCTGGTGTCGATGACCGCGTACATCGGGATGAGCCTCGTCCTCACCGGCATGGCGCCCTACCAGACGCTGAACGTGGACGCGCCGGTGGCGAAGGTGTTCGTGGACGTCGGCCTGCCGGTCATGTCGCAGATCATCTCGGTGGCGGCGATCGCCGGCATCACGTCCGTACTCCTGGCGTTCGCGCTCGCCGGCGCGCGGATCTGGTTCGCGATGAGCCGCGACGGCCTGCTGCCGATCTGGTTCGCGAGGGTCCACCCGACCCACCGCACGCCGTACCGGCCGACCTGGATCATCGGCGTGGTGACCGCGGTGGTGGCGGGCTTCACCCCGATCGCCGTCGTGGCCGAGCTGGCGAACATCGGGACCCTGGTGGCGTTCATCATCGTCTGCACCTCCGTGCTCGTGCTGCGGTACCGGCGGCCGGACGCGCGGCGGGGCTTTCGCGCACCGGCTCTGGTGGCGGTGGCGCCGCTGGGAGTGGTCTCGTCGGTCGTGCTGATCGCCGTGCTCGACCCGCTGACGTGGGTGCGGTTTTTGATCTGGATGCTGCTCGGCTTGGTGGTCTACTTCGCGTACGGCCGCCGGCACAGCCGGGTGGCGGTCGAGCCGGGCGTTCCAGCGGCGCCAGAAGAAGCGTGA
- a CDS encoding asparaginase — protein MSHVPVLAEVVRSGFVESVHHGSLVALDADGGVAFAIGDVDSPVFPRSANKPMQAVGALRAGLDLDGELLALVAASHAGEPFHVEGVRRILAGAGLTEDALRTPPDLPLDQAAAAEALLRGDASPVTMNCSGKHAGMLAACVAAGWDTATYREPDHPLQVLIRQTLEELAGEKVAHTGVDGCGAPVLAISLAGLARAFRRLVSAEPGTYERRVADAMRAHPEYVDGTGRMDTRLMSGIPGLLAKGGAEGVYALALADGRAVAFKIADGAARARPAVAVAALRRLGAQAPVLEELLASCVVLGGGRPVGEIRAVGL, from the coding sequence GTGTCCCACGTCCCTGTACTGGCTGAAGTCGTCCGGTCCGGTTTCGTCGAGAGCGTCCACCACGGGTCGCTGGTCGCCCTGGACGCCGACGGCGGTGTCGCCTTCGCGATCGGCGACGTCGACTCTCCGGTCTTCCCGCGTTCGGCGAACAAGCCGATGCAGGCGGTCGGCGCGCTGCGCGCCGGGCTCGACCTGGACGGCGAACTGCTCGCGCTCGTCGCGGCCAGCCACGCTGGCGAGCCGTTCCACGTCGAGGGCGTGCGTCGCATCCTGGCCGGCGCCGGGCTCACCGAGGACGCGCTGCGGACCCCGCCGGACCTCCCGCTGGACCAGGCGGCCGCCGCCGAGGCGCTGCTGCGCGGGGACGCCAGCCCGGTGACCATGAACTGCTCCGGCAAGCACGCGGGCATGCTCGCCGCCTGTGTCGCGGCGGGCTGGGACACCGCCACGTACCGCGAACCTGATCACCCCCTGCAGGTGCTGATCCGCCAGACGCTGGAGGAACTGGCCGGCGAGAAGGTGGCGCACACCGGCGTGGACGGATGCGGCGCGCCCGTGCTCGCGATCAGCCTGGCCGGACTGGCCCGGGCGTTCCGCCGTCTGGTGTCGGCCGAACCCGGCACGTACGAGCGGCGCGTGGCCGACGCCATGCGGGCGCATCCGGAGTACGTGGACGGCACCGGCCGCATGGACACTCGGCTGATGAGTGGGATCCCCGGGCTGCTGGCCAAGGGCGGCGCCGAGGGCGTGTACGCCCTGGCGCTGGCGGACGGCCGGGCGGTCGCGTTCAAGATTGCCGACGGCGCGGCCCGGGCGCGCCCGGCCGTGGCGGTGGCGGCGCTGCGCCGGCTGGGCGCGCAAGCCCCGGTCCTGGAAGAGTTGCTCGCCAGCTGCGTGGTGCTCGGCGGCGGCCGTCCGGTCGGGGAGATCCGGGCGGTCGGTCTTTAG
- a CDS encoding ArsR/SmtB family transcription factor, which translates to MRARELRTADLTEACTPLRGEKLSPQRAAVLADAFKALGDPVRLRILNLLLTAPEGKVCACDLVDPVGRSQPTVSHHLKVLREAGLVTADRRGTWIFYSAVPERLEALTRVLNPGHQPAAVVGGVA; encoded by the coding sequence ATGCGGGCTCGTGAACTGAGGACCGCGGACCTGACCGAGGCCTGCACCCCGCTGCGAGGGGAGAAGCTGTCGCCCCAGCGCGCGGCCGTGCTCGCCGACGCCTTCAAGGCACTGGGCGACCCGGTCCGGCTGCGCATCCTCAACCTGCTGCTCACGGCGCCGGAAGGCAAGGTGTGCGCGTGCGACCTGGTCGACCCGGTAGGCCGCAGCCAGCCCACGGTGAGCCACCACCTGAAGGTGCTGCGCGAGGCCGGCCTGGTGACCGCCGATCGGCGCGGCACGTGGATCTTCTACTCGGCGGTGCCCGAACGACTCGAGGCCTTGACCCGGGTCCTCAACCCGGGCCACCAGCCCGCGGCCGTCGTGGGCGGGGTGGCCTGA